In one Candidatus Scalindua japonica genomic region, the following are encoded:
- the hflC gene encoding protease modulator HflC, with the protein MTQKSQAFITIAIITIVVIIIIVSSSFYVVDIKSQCVITQFGRPVKVVQKPGLNVKTPFIQKAKFFEKRIIEWDGEPSDILTRDKENIGINTWARWRIVDPLKFYTSLGTESRGQGVLDEVIESSVKNIVSSYPLNEILRNTNRKLEYTTVELEKAEMDKKVRVSHGRSSLVGEINKMANEGLRERYGMELVDVRIKHVNYVPAVIPKIFDRMRSERIRIASKYESEGRREEAEILGYMKKELEKIESEGYKIAVETRGEADAEAIRIYADAYKKAPEFYSFTKTLETYEKTIDENTRLYLSTDSEYYKYINDFIEK; encoded by the coding sequence ATGACGCAAAAATCACAGGCATTTATAACAATAGCTATAATTACGATAGTCGTTATTATTATCATAGTCAGTAGCTCTTTTTATGTAGTTGATATTAAATCACAATGCGTAATCACCCAATTTGGAAGGCCTGTTAAGGTTGTACAAAAACCGGGGTTAAATGTAAAAACACCTTTTATTCAAAAAGCGAAATTTTTTGAAAAGCGCATTATAGAGTGGGATGGAGAGCCCAGTGATATCCTGACAAGAGATAAGGAAAATATCGGTATTAATACCTGGGCCCGTTGGAGAATTGTTGACCCTTTAAAATTCTATACCTCATTAGGGACGGAAAGCAGGGGGCAGGGTGTGTTGGATGAAGTTATAGAATCATCCGTTAAAAATATTGTAAGCTCGTATCCGTTAAATGAGATTCTCAGGAACACGAATCGGAAACTCGAATATACAACAGTAGAGTTGGAAAAGGCAGAAATGGACAAAAAAGTCCGAGTTTCTCATGGAAGATCCAGTTTGGTCGGTGAAATAAATAAAATGGCAAATGAAGGGTTGCGTGAAAGATATGGTATGGAACTGGTTGATGTCAGGATAAAGCATGTTAATTATGTTCCGGCGGTTATTCCTAAAATATTTGACAGGATGCGTTCAGAAAGAATAAGGATTGCAAGTAAATATGAATCTGAAGGCAGGAGAGAAGAGGCTGAGATTTTGGGGTATATGAAAAAGGAGTTGGAGAAGATAGAATCTGAAGGTTATAAAATAGCGGTTGAGACAAGAGGTGAAGCTGATGCTGAGGCAATCAGAATATACGCGGACGCTTACAAAAAAGCCCCTGAATTTTATTCCTTTACAAAGACTCTCGAAACATATGAAAAGACAATTGACGAAAATACCCGTTTGTATTTGAGCACAGATAGTGAATATTATAAATATATTAATGATTTTATAGAAAAGTAG
- a CDS encoding ammonium transporter, with protein MRKFSYISILMMVFMVVASQTGWADEATLDTGDNAWILTSSALVLLMTPGLAFFYGGMCSVKNINNMIMMVFLCMAIISVQWVFWGYTLSFGTDHGSFIGGLGMAGLRGITPDSLSGTLSEYTFVAFQATFAIITLGLILGAVEGRMRFSACMLFIPLWATACYDPVCHWVWGGGWCGNMGILDFAGGTVVHINSAAAALALCLFLGKRKKSNIRPPANVPMIALGAGLLWFGWFGFNAGSELAADGRAAFAWVITNTAAATAAFTWIVCEWIHRGKPTLLGMASGAVAGLVCITPAAGFVGPLGAVQMGIMAGVGCYFACVKMKAAIGYDDALDVVGVHGVGGTIGAFATGLYCTKFVTGPDGVDGLFIGWSAEGFNQLGLQCVGFLATWAYAFAVTCIICFIVKYTTGLRTTEEAEDKGLDLALHAEAAYHFETESTGTLK; from the coding sequence ATGAGAAAGTTTAGTTATATTTCTATTTTGATGATGGTCTTTATGGTGGTGGCATCCCAGACGGGATGGGCAGATGAAGCCACTCTTGATACAGGTGACAATGCCTGGATACTTACCTCTTCCGCCCTGGTGCTTCTTATGACACCTGGTCTGGCATTCTTTTATGGTGGAATGTGTTCCGTAAAAAATATCAATAATATGATCATGATGGTCTTTTTATGTATGGCCATAATCAGTGTTCAGTGGGTGTTCTGGGGATATACGCTCTCTTTTGGAACAGATCATGGAAGTTTTATCGGCGGCCTAGGAATGGCAGGTTTGCGTGGTATTACTCCGGATTCACTCTCCGGTACATTATCTGAATATACGTTTGTTGCGTTCCAGGCAACGTTTGCCATTATTACATTAGGTCTTATATTAGGCGCTGTTGAAGGGCGTATGAGATTTAGTGCATGCATGTTGTTTATCCCACTTTGGGCGACGGCCTGTTATGATCCGGTTTGCCACTGGGTTTGGGGTGGTGGTTGGTGTGGAAATATGGGAATACTTGATTTTGCCGGTGGTACAGTTGTTCATATAAATTCTGCTGCTGCAGCACTCGCACTATGTCTATTCCTTGGAAAACGTAAAAAATCAAACATAAGACCTCCCGCAAATGTTCCTATGATAGCGCTTGGCGCGGGACTTCTCTGGTTTGGTTGGTTTGGGTTTAATGCCGGTAGTGAGTTGGCTGCAGATGGCAGGGCGGCATTTGCCTGGGTTATTACTAATACTGCCGCTGCTACTGCCGCATTCACATGGATTGTATGCGAATGGATCCACCGCGGGAAACCAACACTACTTGGTATGGCATCCGGTGCAGTTGCGGGTCTGGTTTGTATAACTCCGGCAGCTGGGTTTGTCGGACCTCTCGGCGCAGTTCAGATGGGAATTATGGCTGGAGTAGGTTGCTATTTTGCTTGTGTGAAAATGAAAGCAGCTATCGGTTATGATGACGCATTAGACGTTGTTGGTGTGCACGGAGTCGGTGGAACTATAGGAGCATTCGCCACCGGGCTTTATTGTACAAAATTTGTTACAGGTCCTGATGGTGTTGACGGTTTGTTTATTGGCTGGAGTGCTGAAGGTTTCAACCAGTTAGGCTTACAGTGTGTAGGATTCCTGGCAACATGGGCCTACGCTTTTGCTGTTACTTGCATAATCTGCTTTATAGTTAAATATACAACAGGATTAAGGACAACTGAAGAAGCGGAGGATAAAGGCCTTGACCTGGCTCTTCATGCTGAAGCTGCTTACCACTTTGAAACGGAATCAACAGGTACATTGAAATAA
- the mazG gene encoding nucleoside triphosphate pyrophosphohydrolase, with amino-acid sequence MLGSNFKDLVELMETLRGKDGCPWDQEQTHESLKSCLIEEVYEIVDAVDSKDSDQLKEELADLFFLIIFYCKIADDSNNFDINNMLEACLEKMTRRHPHVFGDKTARNASEALGQWNEIKKKERETKQNGGNDNKSIVDNVPNHMPALQKAQKIQKKVARVGFDWEVIEDVIAKVHEELEEVKEAISSEKKELIAEEIGDLLFAVVNLSRFLKLDSEDLLRKSISKFTGRFKKVEMRVAALGKNIEECSLKELDAIWNEIKS; translated from the coding sequence TTGTTGGGTAGTAATTTTAAGGATTTAGTAGAATTAATGGAAACACTCAGGGGTAAAGACGGATGTCCCTGGGATCAGGAGCAGACGCATGAATCTTTGAAATCGTGTTTGATCGAAGAGGTTTATGAGATTGTTGATGCGGTAGACTCAAAAGATTCTGATCAATTAAAAGAAGAACTCGCGGATCTGTTTTTTTTAATAATCTTTTATTGTAAAATTGCAGATGACAGTAATAATTTTGATATCAATAATATGTTAGAAGCCTGTTTAGAGAAAATGACAAGAAGGCATCCTCATGTTTTTGGTGATAAGACGGCGAGAAATGCAAGTGAGGCATTGGGCCAATGGAATGAAATAAAGAAAAAAGAACGAGAGACAAAACAAAATGGTGGTAACGATAATAAATCAATAGTTGATAATGTGCCAAACCATATGCCCGCATTGCAAAAGGCACAGAAAATTCAAAAAAAAGTTGCGCGTGTAGGCTTCGATTGGGAAGTAATTGAGGACGTAATAGCAAAGGTCCATGAAGAGTTAGAGGAGGTCAAAGAAGCAATCAGTAGTGAGAAAAAAGAGTTGATTGCTGAAGAGATAGGTGATTTGTTGTTTGCGGTAGTAAATCTCTCGAGGTTTCTCAAATTAGATTCGGAAGATTTACTGCGAAAAAGTATATCTAAATTTACAGGCAGGTTTAAAAAAGTAGAAATGCGGGTTGCTGCTTTAGGAAAAAATATAGAAGAGTGTTCATTGAAAGAGTTGGATGCCATTTGGAATGAAATAAAGAGTTGA
- a CDS encoding ammonium transporter, translating to MIWFLLILVAAVFLMCGVSNAADPTGDKTFALDIRGISMSNNFTWILICGFVIWFMQVGFVLLGGLLPAKNALNYMTHCFIATTLGVIIYWFVGFGIMFGGFEFLGHHVGKGNQFIGLSGFMLLGDAYDVRVILLFIFQAVVATFIGSIIAGAVAERMKLCSYILMFFFVYIFIYPVYGHWVWGEGWLWELPYGAGLRDFAGSGVVHAIGGTIGFVGAAFLGPRAGRYNEDGSSNTIPGHNVGYMIVGTILLAFGWLFYDAGSTLAAGDLRMSVVAANTALSGSIGAVTVLFLTYLLSGHTDVGEACNGALAGFVAISAGCAYVAPWAAVVIGFLGAVLYLISFWVIGNKFKVDDPLGACSVHGANGFWGLIALGIFADGSYGGVYGVITGHYGQLVSQIIGAAVAFAWAGIMAFILFKLIGGKNSKSKMRVSEEVEKDGLDIHIHGTACYPEQQ from the coding sequence GTGATTTGGTTTCTGTTAATTTTGGTTGCTGCTGTTTTCCTGATGTGTGGCGTTTCGAATGCTGCTGATCCAACAGGGGATAAAACTTTTGCATTGGACATCAGGGGCATAAGCATGTCCAATAACTTTACTTGGATTCTTATTTGTGGTTTTGTTATATGGTTTATGCAGGTAGGTTTTGTCTTGTTAGGGGGCTTATTGCCTGCCAAGAATGCGCTGAACTACATGACTCACTGTTTTATCGCCACTACTCTTGGTGTTATCATTTACTGGTTCGTTGGTTTTGGAATCATGTTTGGTGGGTTTGAGTTTCTGGGGCATCATGTGGGAAAAGGTAATCAGTTCATTGGCTTGAGTGGTTTTATGTTGTTAGGTGATGCATACGACGTTAGAGTGATTCTGCTGTTTATATTCCAGGCTGTTGTGGCAACATTTATAGGCAGTATAATTGCAGGTGCAGTTGCTGAAAGAATGAAGCTCTGTTCTTATATTCTTATGTTTTTCTTCGTATATATATTCATATATCCGGTATATGGACATTGGGTATGGGGAGAAGGTTGGTTGTGGGAACTGCCTTACGGTGCTGGTTTGAGAGACTTTGCTGGGTCTGGAGTAGTGCATGCAATTGGTGGAACAATCGGGTTTGTCGGCGCTGCATTTCTGGGGCCTAGAGCCGGCAGGTATAATGAGGATGGTTCATCAAATACAATACCAGGCCATAATGTCGGTTATATGATTGTTGGAACAATACTCCTTGCATTTGGTTGGCTGTTTTATGATGCGGGAAGTACGTTGGCTGCAGGTGATTTGAGAATGTCAGTTGTTGCTGCTAATACAGCTCTTTCCGGATCAATTGGTGCTGTTACCGTTCTTTTCCTCACTTATCTGTTATCAGGACATACTGATGTTGGTGAGGCGTGTAATGGTGCTTTGGCCGGGTTTGTTGCTATTTCTGCCGGATGTGCTTATGTTGCGCCTTGGGCCGCAGTTGTAATCGGATTTCTTGGGGCTGTGCTCTACTTGATTTCATTCTGGGTTATCGGAAATAAATTTAAGGTTGATGATCCGCTGGGCGCATGTTCTGTTCACGGTGCAAACGGTTTCTGGGGGTTGATTGCTCTGGGTATCTTTGCTGATGGTTCATATGGTGGAGTGTATGGGGTGATAACAGGACATTATGGGCAGTTAGTATCGCAGATCATTGGCGCAGCAGTTGCGTTTGCGTGGGCAGGTATAATGGCTTTCATATTGTTTAAATTGATCGGTGGTAAAAACAGCAAATCAAAGATGAGAGTGTCTGAAGAGGTTGAAAAAGATGGACTGGACATTCATATTCATGGTACGGCGTGTTACCCTGAACAGCAATAG
- a CDS encoding P-II family nitrogen regulator: protein MKRVEAIIRDEKLSGAKEALKALGVAGMTVTEVKGHGTQKGVTEVYRGRQYSVDLLAKIKIEAVVDDNDVKKVTDAICEVARTGSIGDGKIFISNIEDCIRIRTGESGAKAI, encoded by the coding sequence ATGAAAAGAGTTGAAGCAATTATCAGGGATGAAAAATTAAGCGGTGCCAAGGAAGCATTAAAAGCCCTGGGTGTGGCTGGTATGACAGTTACGGAAGTAAAGGGACACGGTACTCAGAAAGGTGTTACTGAAGTGTATCGTGGCAGGCAGTATTCGGTAGATCTGCTGGCTAAAATTAAGATTGAAGCTGTTGTTGATGATAATGATGTAAAAAAGGTTACGGATGCTATTTGTGAAGTAGCAAGGACTGGTAGTATCGGAGACGGAAAAATATTTATTTCTAATATAGAAGACTGTATTCGAATAAGGACTGGTGAGTCGGGAGCAAAGGCAATTTAA
- a CDS encoding TonB C-terminal domain-containing protein: protein MRLKPHFVYENKTIFVYFLTISGIIHLILIFSTSSISHLLRPVLDINDYGTKDSNYVVEIDLGSDEQKEEKEEPVEEEEEEMVESDVREEKRDLFVDTSGETVDEEPRAETNKIGEKGSVARDNYTDENDINDKPRLESETVFPGEVPDEFAATAPQVSGLPVNVGLAEPVTDANEEIAEKQVEDETVASMPEVDQREDQSDTDAVEGRDQVEEVSVVEDAEVVEHEEVSSQPLSSLDTKPVENIEKVYSDVFDSDVVVFEPESIKRDDTDADVGDKEVVDPVEEYTKTASIPKTVMKELVSGKTESVASKPRKQSKPPERQIENVPTGDDAPFFEDNISNAPMTGAPSFNVKKHEYAQYYKHIKDKIRLYWLLQYGTDASINQVTSGYKPIVVTFKVLPSGKIMNVEIVDSAGNELLASKIRKSIQNTALNTFPDYINEKQIDVKFSYFFFD from the coding sequence ATGCGTCTAAAACCTCATTTTGTTTATGAAAATAAAACTATTTTTGTTTATTTTCTAACGATATCAGGAATAATACACCTGATTCTCATCTTTTCAACTTCTAGTATAAGTCATTTACTGAGACCGGTTCTTGATATTAACGATTATGGAACGAAGGACAGTAACTATGTTGTAGAGATAGACCTTGGATCCGATGAACAGAAAGAAGAAAAAGAAGAGCCGGTAGAAGAAGAAGAAGAAGAGATGGTAGAATCCGATGTACGTGAAGAGAAGAGAGATCTCTTTGTTGATACATCTGGAGAAACCGTTGATGAAGAACCACGGGCTGAGACTAATAAAATAGGAGAAAAAGGGTCTGTCGCGAGAGACAATTATACAGACGAAAATGATATAAACGATAAACCACGACTAGAGAGTGAAACTGTTTTTCCTGGAGAAGTTCCTGATGAGTTTGCGGCAACAGCGCCTCAAGTCTCAGGTTTGCCGGTTAATGTTGGTCTTGCTGAGCCGGTTACGGACGCGAATGAAGAGATTGCTGAGAAACAGGTTGAAGATGAAACCGTAGCCAGCATGCCTGAAGTCGATCAGAGAGAAGATCAATCTGATACCGATGCAGTTGAGGGGAGGGATCAGGTAGAAGAAGTGTCTGTCGTCGAGGATGCAGAGGTTGTTGAGCATGAAGAGGTGAGCTCTCAACCTCTGAGTAGTCTAGATACAAAACCGGTAGAGAATATTGAAAAGGTATATTCTGACGTATTTGATTCTGACGTTGTTGTATTTGAACCGGAATCAATAAAAAGAGATGATACAGATGCTGATGTGGGAGATAAAGAGGTTGTTGATCCTGTTGAAGAATATACAAAAACAGCATCTATTCCAAAAACAGTTATGAAGGAGCTGGTTAGCGGTAAGACGGAGAGTGTCGCGAGTAAGCCGCGGAAGCAATCGAAACCTCCTGAACGCCAGATAGAAAATGTGCCGACGGGTGATGATGCTCCATTCTTTGAAGATAATATATCAAATGCGCCAATGACCGGAGCTCCTTCATTTAATGTAAAAAAACACGAATATGCTCAATATTACAAACATATAAAAGATAAAATAAGGTTGTACTGGTTATTGCAGTATGGTACAGATGCATCTATTAATCAGGTAACCAGCGGTTACAAACCTATAGTTGTTACTTTTAAGGTGCTTCCTTCCGGTAAAATAATGAATGTTGAAATTGTGGACTCTGCTGGCAACGAGCTATTAGCTTCTAAAATTAGAAAGTCAATTCAGAACACGGCTTTAAATACATTTCCGGATTATATTAACGAAAAGCAAATAGATGTTAAATTTAGTTACTTTTTTTTTGATTAG
- a CDS encoding serine/threonine protein kinase has product MYKIGNYEFENFKYRPGHRANYGILTKPGNGEWGMKYSPTYSYDREYDVLKNFSHPQVPKRYEAGTGRGELYENDKLVLKEYYIVLQNFEGEDLVEYYKHKGVPDSSEIANVVKYFVSTAEPLQYLHSKGYVHADIKPGHLILNSATGVVGLIDLELSIKEGELIKGLTVEYASPEQKRMNDLLREVTDDKGEKAVLQEVKIDGKTDLYTMGLILFEVLTGKVRAQTTQLPIEINNAIPQKLNDITLGLLEEDPSNRIATVEQLKTELSGI; this is encoded by the coding sequence ATGTATAAAATAGGAAATTATGAATTTGAAAATTTTAAATACCGACCCGGTCACAGGGCTAATTATGGAATACTGACTAAACCGGGAAACGGTGAATGGGGAATGAAATACTCACCAACTTACAGTTATGATCGCGAGTATGATGTATTGAAAAATTTTTCTCATCCGCAGGTCCCGAAACGATATGAGGCTGGTACAGGAAGAGGAGAATTGTATGAAAACGACAAACTCGTCCTGAAAGAGTATTACATTGTATTACAAAATTTTGAAGGTGAGGATCTAGTAGAATATTACAAACATAAAGGTGTGCCTGATTCCAGCGAGATAGCAAATGTAGTCAAATATTTTGTAAGCACTGCCGAACCTTTACAATATCTCCATTCAAAAGGATATGTCCATGCAGATATTAAACCGGGCCACCTGATCCTCAATTCAGCCACTGGAGTAGTGGGCCTGATTGACTTAGAACTTTCAATAAAAGAAGGTGAACTCATTAAAGGATTGACAGTAGAATATGCATCACCGGAACAGAAACGCATGAATGACTTATTAAGAGAGGTTACCGATGACAAGGGTGAAAAAGCTGTTCTGCAAGAGGTAAAAATTGATGGCAAAACTGATTTATACACTATGGGATTGATACTTTTCGAAGTGTTAACCGGGAAGGTAAGAGCGCAAACCACCCAGCTTCCCATAGAAATTAATAACGCTATTCCACAAAAATTAAATGATATAACTTTGGGGCTTCTGGAGGAAGATCCGTCAAACAGGATAGCAACAGTAGAGCAATTAAAAACTGAGTTATCTGGTATATGA
- a CDS encoding MotA/TolQ/ExbB proton channel family protein: MEWLAGGGPLMIPLFICSIVALAVILERMVSLRRGRIMRPELIEVISAIRGPEDIQIIYNRCNVIKGPFSNIIKRAISNTHLSREEKVLDIQATGRQEARSLERMLVVLEIITAITPLLGLLGTVLGMSQVFDVISEVGLGQTKAFSGGIAQALRTTIIGLGVAIPSLIAYSSFDRKVDNLILEMEKYSMLLLNKIYSVDKEGKAIGPGAK; this comes from the coding sequence TTGGAATGGTTAGCGGGTGGTGGCCCATTAATGATACCATTATTTATCTGTTCGATTGTGGCTCTTGCCGTTATCTTAGAGCGTATGGTCAGCCTTCGTAGAGGGCGTATTATGAGGCCGGAACTTATCGAAGTAATTAGCGCGATCAGGGGTCCGGAAGATATTCAGATAATTTATAACAGATGTAATGTAATAAAGGGGCCATTTTCAAATATAATTAAACGTGCAATTTCAAATACGCATCTGTCAAGGGAAGAGAAAGTACTGGATATTCAGGCAACCGGCAGGCAGGAAGCACGTTCCCTGGAGAGAATGTTAGTAGTATTGGAAATTATTACTGCAATTACACCGCTTCTCGGGTTGCTCGGCACTGTGCTTGGTATGAGTCAGGTGTTTGACGTGATCTCAGAAGTAGGGTTAGGGCAGACAAAGGCATTTTCCGGTGGTATAGCACAGGCATTAAGAACAACCATAATCGGGCTGGGAGTAGCGATTCCGTCTTTAATCGCATACAGCAGTTTTGACAGGAAAGTAGATAACCTGATACTGGAGATGGAAAAATACTCAATGTTGCTTTTGAATAAAATCTATTCTGTTGATAAAGAGGGAAAAGCTATTGGTCCCGGCGCTAAGTAA
- a CDS encoding ExbD/TolR family protein, producing the protein MQFRIKRYIKPVINIASLVDVLFLLLIFFMVTSAFVEQPNIKLELPATRHSEVSKIDRAVLTITRDGQLFLHDKPIDKNSLEKELRRMILDTGDEVLVLKADKMVLYGDVVDIMDSAKGAGFKKVVAPTIMQE; encoded by the coding sequence ATGCAATTTCGAATAAAACGATACATAAAACCGGTAATAAATATTGCTTCGTTAGTGGACGTGCTTTTTCTGCTTTTAATATTCTTTATGGTAACTTCTGCATTTGTGGAACAGCCGAATATTAAATTAGAGCTGCCTGCTACAAGGCATTCTGAGGTTAGTAAGATTGACAGGGCAGTGTTAACTATAACTCGTGATGGGCAACTGTTTTTACATGATAAACCAATTGATAAGAATAGCCTTGAAAAAGAACTAAGAAGAATGATTTTGGACACGGGAGATGAAGTGTTGGTTTTAAAAGCCGATAAAATGGTGCTTTACGGAGATGTCGTTGACATCATGGATAGCGCTAAGGGGGCAGGTTTTAAGAAAGTAGTTGCTCCAACGATCATGCAGGAATAA
- a CDS encoding ammonium transporter has translation MSSLLFFTILHSAEASDIASSYSVHSSDVRDITGVKISIDLAWTLLCGFLVFNMQAGFAFLGAGFLQKKNTLNYLTMSFMDFCVGGIIFWSFGFALMFGGSHLGMGLDAGNMLVGFSGFFLSFGSFDFSTSQLWLFQMMFSAAACTIVAGAVAERIKFNAHVICSIVLSGIIYPIYGHWVWGGGWLANLPFGSGLRDFAGSGVVHGIGGLIALVGAWMVGPRFGKYNPDGTPNMFHGHNLSFVVLGTLFLLFGWFGFNAGSTLGSTDLRVSIIAANTFLAACAGGVSLMYITYYDTGKYDIVMTCNGTLAGCVAITASGAYVSHWAAVVIGIIAVFILKASLHFVENKLRIDDPVGAISVHGANGLWGLLSVGIFADGSYLGVKGLITGSGWQLLSQFIGCVVLLVWTLGLGFILFYIIKKTIGLRVPVSEENTGIDLYEHGIPCYPGFN, from the coding sequence ATGAGCAGCTTACTGTTTTTTACCATACTTCATTCAGCAGAAGCCTCTGATATTGCGAGTAGTTATTCAGTACATTCTTCAGACGTCAGAGACATAACCGGGGTTAAGATTTCCATTGATCTTGCATGGACATTGTTGTGCGGATTTCTTGTCTTTAATATGCAGGCCGGTTTTGCTTTTCTGGGTGCAGGTTTTCTTCAAAAGAAAAATACATTGAATTACCTGACAATGAGTTTTATGGATTTTTGTGTCGGCGGCATTATCTTCTGGTCATTTGGTTTTGCATTAATGTTTGGAGGATCTCACCTGGGCATGGGACTTGACGCAGGTAATATGCTTGTCGGCTTCAGCGGTTTTTTTCTCTCTTTCGGTTCATTTGATTTCTCAACATCACAGTTATGGTTATTTCAAATGATGTTTTCTGCTGCAGCCTGCACTATTGTAGCAGGTGCAGTTGCTGAACGAATCAAATTTAATGCACATGTTATATGCAGTATTGTACTGTCCGGAATAATATATCCTATTTATGGCCACTGGGTTTGGGGAGGAGGCTGGCTTGCTAATCTTCCTTTCGGTTCCGGATTGAGGGATTTTGCGGGATCGGGCGTAGTCCACGGAATAGGCGGCTTAATTGCTCTTGTCGGAGCATGGATGGTCGGCCCTAGATTTGGCAAGTACAACCCTGATGGCACACCAAACATGTTTCATGGCCATAATCTTTCTTTCGTTGTCCTCGGCACACTGTTTCTACTTTTTGGATGGTTCGGATTTAATGCGGGAAGCACTTTAGGATCAACCGATCTAAGGGTTTCCATAATCGCGGCAAATACATTTCTTGCTGCATGTGCAGGTGGTGTATCGCTTATGTACATCACATATTATGACACCGGCAAATATGACATAGTAATGACATGTAATGGCACTTTGGCTGGTTGCGTTGCTATAACCGCCTCCGGTGCATATGTTTCACATTGGGCTGCAGTAGTTATTGGTATTATTGCTGTCTTCATTTTAAAAGCAAGTCTGCACTTTGTAGAGAATAAGCTCAGGATAGACGATCCGGTTGGAGCAATCTCCGTACACGGGGCCAATGGTCTTTGGGGGTTACTTTCTGTCGGTATTTTTGCTGATGGCTCTTATCTGGGCGTTAAAGGACTGATAACGGGTTCCGGCTGGCAACTATTGTCTCAGTTTATTGGTTGTGTTGTCCTTTTGGTATGGACATTAGGACTTGGCTTCATTCTGTTCTACATAATAAAGAAAACAATCGGACTAAGAGTACCGGTAAGTGAAGAGAACACCGGCATTGATCTTTATGAACACGGAATTCCATGCTATCCGGGCTTTAATTGA
- a CDS encoding P-II family nitrogen regulator — MKKIEAVVRPEKFDIIKDALTEKGYGGMSVAEMKGHGNQKGVSEVWRGKRYRVDLLPKIKIELVVSDDAVDQVVQTIIEESQTGSIGDGKIFVSEISNVYRIRTGEQGDTAI, encoded by the coding sequence ATGAAAAAGATAGAAGCGGTAGTCCGTCCCGAAAAGTTTGACATCATCAAGGATGCTCTTACAGAGAAGGGTTATGGCGGAATGTCTGTTGCAGAAATGAAAGGTCATGGTAACCAGAAAGGTGTCAGTGAAGTATGGAGAGGAAAGAGATACCGTGTTGACCTGCTGCCTAAGATAAAGATTGAGCTGGTAGTTTCAGATGATGCGGTAGATCAAGTGGTTCAGACCATTATTGAAGAATCACAGACCGGAAGTATTGGAGACGGAAAGATATTTGTTTCTGAAATTTCTAATGTGTACAGGATCCGTACTGGTGAACAGGGCGATACTGCAATCTGA